The proteins below are encoded in one region of Sphingobacterium sp. R2:
- a CDS encoding DUF5675 family protein, with protein MLQRTYGAQGTNGTITYQGEVICHTIELPYRNNIPRISCIPIGQYKLEKRRYPKHGEQIGIPIVLGREAILIHAANNAWKELQGCIAPVTTLTGEGRGDYSGKALAKLKALVYSLWDMGDEVYLNIR; from the coding sequence TACATATGGCGCACAGGGAACCAACGGTACTATTACCTATCAGGGCGAAGTAATCTGCCATACCATTGAGCTGCCCTACCGAAATAACATTCCACGGATCAGTTGCATCCCCATAGGCCAGTATAAACTCGAAAAGCGGCGCTACCCCAAGCATGGGGAACAGATTGGCATTCCAATCGTGCTCGGACGGGAGGCTATTCTGATTCATGCCGCCAACAATGCATGGAAAGAATTGCAGGGCTGCATCGCGCCGGTGACGACTTTAACCGGCGAGGGACGAGGGGATTACAGCGGTAAAGCTTTAGCAAAGCTTAAAGCCTTGGTGTATAGCCTTTGGGATATGGGGGATGAAGTGTATTTGAATATTCGGTAG